CCTGGAAAAATACATTTAATAATGATGAACTTCAGCAACTTGCCAGTTATGTGATTTCCTTGAACGGAACTACACCGGCCAATCCTAAAGCAGCTGAGGGAGACATCATTTGGAGCAAACAGTAGTTTCATCATTAGTTCTCGCTTGTGTGAACTGCTGTGTTTTTGATTTTTTTAGTTAGTAGTAGAAAAGGCTACGGTTGTCCTCAAAAGACATAGTAGCCTTTTCAAATACCCCCGATTTATGAGTATTAATGAACAGGAAAATTTTAGAGACAGCATTGCTACTATTGACAAGGAAGGAAAAAGAAATTTTATTCATCCTAAAAAGCCAAAGGGGCGCTACACCTCATACCGCACCTATGTCAGCTGGTTTCTACTGGCAATACTATTCGCTTCTCCCTTTATAAAGATCAATGGTAATCAGTTCTTACTATTCAATATTATAGACCGGAAGTTTAATATTTTTGGACAGCCTTTCTGGCCTCAGGATTTTTATCTGCTCGTGTTATCCTTATTGGTTTCGGTTGTTTTTATCATTCTGTTTACTGTCATTTTTGGACGGATCTTTTGCGGATGGATGTGTCCTCAGACCATTTTTATGGAAATGGTTTTTCGAAAAATTGAATATTGGATCGAAGGGGATCGCAACAAACAGATTAAACTTTCCAAACAATCATGGAACGCTGAAAAGATAAGAAAAAAAACAGTTAAATGGTTTTTGTTTGCTTTGGTATCCTTTATGATTGCCAATGCATTTTTAGCCTATTTCATTGGGGGTGACGTACTGATTCAGCATGTCAAAGACGGGCCTTTGGCGCATGTTGACACCTTTCTTAAACTCCTTGTATTCACCACTGTTTTTTATTTTGTTTTTGCCTGGTTCAGGGAACAGGTATGTATCATCGCTTGCCCTTACGGAAGGCTCCAAGGGGTTCTTTTGGATAACAAGTCGATTGTTGTGGCATACGATCACAAACGAGGAGAAAACCGTCAAAAACTAAGAAAGAAAGAAAACAGAGAAGAAAAATCCTACGGGGATTGTATTGACTGCAAACAATGTGTTTTGGTTTGCCCTACAGGTATAGATATAAGAAACGGTACTCAATTGGAATGTGTTAATTGTACGGCTTGTATTGATGCCTGTGATGACATAATGGATACTGTGGGATTTGACAGAGGCCTTATCAGGTATGCCTCTGAAAACAATATTGAAAAAGGTGAAAAGTTTTCGTACAATGCCAGAATCAAAAGTTATATTGTAGTACTTACCCTGCTCCTGACGTTTTTAGTAACTTTGCTGTTTCTCAGAAATGATGTTCAGGCAAATTTCCTTCATCTCCCGGGACAGCTGTATACCACTGAAGGAGAAACTATAAGAAATGTTTATACATTTAAACTGATTAATAAAACGAACAATCCTTATGAGGATATTGACATTCAACTCATGTCTCATGAAGGAAAGATTGAAGTCGTTGGTGGCCAGATCAACATACCAAAAGGAGGGCTTTATGAAGGAACCCTTTTTGTTAAGATCGACAAAAGTGAATTATCCTCTTCAAAGGAAAAAATTGAATTGGGAATATATGCAGATGGAGAATTAATTGAAGAATCTCACACAAATTTTTCTTCTCCACTGCAGGTTAAATAATAGAAAATATGAAGATACGATTGAATTGGGGAACCGGAATATTCCTGGCCA
This DNA window, taken from Lutimonas zeaxanthinifaciens, encodes the following:
- the ccoG gene encoding cytochrome c oxidase accessory protein CcoG; the encoded protein is MSINEQENFRDSIATIDKEGKRNFIHPKKPKGRYTSYRTYVSWFLLAILFASPFIKINGNQFLLFNIIDRKFNIFGQPFWPQDFYLLVLSLLVSVVFIILFTVIFGRIFCGWMCPQTIFMEMVFRKIEYWIEGDRNKQIKLSKQSWNAEKIRKKTVKWFLFALVSFMIANAFLAYFIGGDVLIQHVKDGPLAHVDTFLKLLVFTTVFYFVFAWFREQVCIIACPYGRLQGVLLDNKSIVVAYDHKRGENRQKLRKKENREEKSYGDCIDCKQCVLVCPTGIDIRNGTQLECVNCTACIDACDDIMDTVGFDRGLIRYASENNIEKGEKFSYNARIKSYIVVLTLLLTFLVTLLFLRNDVQANFLHLPGQLYTTEGETIRNVYTFKLINKTNNPYEDIDIQLMSHEGKIEVVGGQINIPKGGLYEGTLFVKIDKSELSSSKEKIELGIYADGELIEESHTNFSSPLQVK